In one window of Candidatus Sulfuricurvum sp. RIFRC-1 DNA:
- the fliY gene encoding flagellar motor switch protein FliY, whose product MSDFAGVFANEAIATIEGLTGQTPKIVLKEAEDISIVSNVIPPIALIQVSFSGEASGRGLIMMPPQLATALGDMMLGGEGTAQDTMSDEDMDAAKEIVSNIVGAMSTTLGSQKELPKFTIKPEKAEFITENGEVNLDAYAKMFVFTFALGEINSLMMFAIDSGVNGALGGVKAPAALAPTGSIFDEPSSEPSVKLEEGEMKNISLIMDVKLPVRVRIGKKKMLLKDVLSMDIGSVIELNQLANDPLDILVDDHVIAQGEVVIVDGNFGVQITSIGTKRDRLNKLKG is encoded by the coding sequence ATGAGTGATTTTGCCGGAGTATTCGCAAATGAGGCTATTGCTACTATTGAGGGGCTGACGGGACAGACCCCTAAAATCGTCCTCAAAGAGGCTGAAGATATCTCAATCGTCTCCAATGTTATTCCTCCTATTGCGCTCATTCAAGTGAGTTTTAGTGGTGAAGCATCGGGGCGAGGGCTGATCATGATGCCTCCACAGCTCGCAACGGCATTGGGTGATATGATGCTCGGTGGCGAAGGGACAGCTCAAGATACCATGTCCGATGAAGATATGGATGCGGCCAAAGAGATCGTTTCCAATATTGTCGGTGCTATGAGTACGACTCTTGGGTCACAAAAAGAGCTTCCGAAGTTCACCATTAAACCGGAAAAAGCGGAGTTTATTACTGAAAACGGTGAGGTAAATCTCGATGCGTATGCCAAAATGTTTGTTTTCACGTTTGCATTGGGCGAGATTAACTCGTTAATGATGTTTGCAATCGATTCAGGTGTGAACGGGGCTTTGGGCGGTGTTAAAGCTCCTGCTGCACTTGCTCCAACCGGGAGCATATTTGATGAACCCTCAAGCGAGCCTTCGGTAAAATTGGAAGAGGGAGAGATGAAAAATATCTCTTTGATCATGGATGTCAAACTTCCGGTCCGTGTTCGTATCGGAAAGAAAAAAATGCTCCTTAAAGATGTCCTTAGTATGGATATCGGCTCAGTTATCGAACTGAATCAACTGGCCAATGATCCGCTCGATATTTTGGTGGATGATCATGTGATTGCTCAAGGGGAAGTGGTGATCGTGGATGGAAATTTTGGTGTTCAAATCACCTCGATCGGAACGAAACGTGATCGTCTGAATAAACTTAAAGGGTAA
- a CDS encoding carbonic anhydrase produces the protein MNKRTFLKFFALASGGAILAPNATFASDAHHAAPSAGELQEMAKKMFAEVVSQNDYYVNKKGAAFFQHFKDSQHPRATVIGCSDSRFQSDALDASAENDLFIIRNIGNQFSSNMGSVEYGVRHLNTPLLIVVGHSRCGAVKAAMSDYSSIESNIVKELDSIALAIRKTSLMGTEEAKWLAAVQSNVHQQIMYAQKEFKPEVESGKLTIIGIVYDLANDFNNGYGRLKVVNINGETNPEKIMEFPLMKSLFKPVHV, from the coding sequence ATGAATAAACGGACGTTTCTTAAATTTTTCGCACTCGCATCCGGTGGAGCAATTTTAGCTCCTAATGCCACTTTTGCATCCGACGCTCACCACGCTGCACCCAGTGCCGGAGAGCTTCAAGAGATGGCAAAAAAGATGTTTGCCGAAGTTGTCTCTCAAAATGATTATTACGTCAACAAAAAAGGGGCTGCCTTTTTTCAACATTTCAAAGATTCCCAACACCCTCGCGCTACCGTCATCGGATGTTCAGATTCCCGTTTTCAAAGTGACGCACTCGATGCCAGTGCAGAAAATGATCTTTTTATTATCCGTAACATTGGCAATCAATTCAGTTCCAACATGGGAAGTGTCGAATACGGTGTCCGTCATCTTAACACCCCTTTATTGATCGTTGTAGGACATTCACGTTGTGGTGCGGTCAAAGCAGCGATGAGCGATTACTCATCCATCGAATCCAACATCGTTAAAGAACTCGATTCAATAGCCCTCGCTATTCGCAAAACTTCCCTTATGGGGACAGAAGAGGCAAAATGGCTCGCTGCCGTTCAGAGTAACGTTCATCAGCAAATCATGTACGCCCAAAAAGAGTTTAAACCCGAAGTTGAAAGCGGTAAATTGACGATTATCGGCATAGTATATGATTTAGCGAACGATTTTAACAACGGCTACGGTCGTCTCAAAGTGGTGAATATCAACGGAGAAACCAACCCTGAAAAAATCATGGAGTTTCCTCTGATGAAATCACTCTTTAAGCCGGTACACGTCTAA
- a CDS encoding RNA polymerase sigma factor FliA, which translates to MSGANVYTQELKHREDQLALQYLPAVKAMSFRLKERLPSSIDYMDLCAIGTEELVKLARRYDELQNDSFWGYAKTRVYGAMLDYLRSLDTVSRSSRRLIKEIDSAIEVYMADHDDEPSDEELSKILGIEVEKIHEARIASDIYTVMPLDDQLGTPEECGMLERIEHDDLVEAIQHVLMSFEEREQIIIQLYYFEELTLKEISEIVNITESRISQIHKSVIRRIKDAVGGR; encoded by the coding sequence ATGAGCGGCGCAAATGTTTATACGCAAGAGTTGAAACATCGTGAAGATCAGCTTGCCCTCCAATATCTTCCTGCCGTGAAAGCGATGTCGTTTCGTCTCAAAGAGCGTTTGCCAAGCTCGATTGACTACATGGATTTATGTGCGATCGGAACGGAAGAGTTGGTCAAATTAGCGCGCCGTTATGATGAATTGCAAAATGATTCATTCTGGGGATATGCTAAAACGAGAGTGTATGGGGCAATGCTCGATTATCTTCGTTCACTCGATACGGTAAGCCGTTCAAGCCGTCGTCTTATCAAAGAAATTGACAGTGCTATCGAAGTGTATATGGCGGATCATGACGATGAACCCAGCGATGAAGAACTCTCAAAAATTTTAGGAATCGAAGTTGAAAAAATCCATGAAGCACGGATTGCTTCGGATATTTATACCGTGATGCCATTGGATGATCAGCTGGGTACTCCGGAAGAGTGCGGAATGCTGGAGAGGATAGAACATGATGATTTGGTGGAAGCGATTCAACATGTTTTGATGAGCTTTGAAGAACGTGAGCAGATTATCATTCAACTCTATTATTTTGAAGAGTTGACGCTTAAAGAGATCAGTGAAATCGTCAATATCACCGAATCGCGTATTTCACAAATCCATAAATCGGTTATTCGACGAATTAAAGATGCAGTAGGAGGGCGATAA
- a CDS encoding MinD/ParA family protein produces the protein MSHQASKLEALVNQNRNTKGKKTRFIAITSGKGGVGKSTISSNMAYIMAKYGLKVGIFDADIGLANLDVMFNVKIQKNILHVLKGEATVEDILVPIEKNLVLIPGESGQEIFKYASGGLFERFMDQANVLDDLDVMIIDTGAGIGEHIQLFLRACDDVIVVTVPDPAAITDAYATIKVTSRLRDEINVIMNQVRSPKEAESLFEKIHKVAQANIGGSLQLNYLGQVSSDPKISNSVKKRALFSRDFPTATPTTELEQIVKRIAKKLERNVLVDPKESGLGGLFKRLMEHF, from the coding sequence ATGAGCCATCAAGCCTCTAAACTTGAAGCCCTGGTGAATCAAAACCGAAATACAAAGGGCAAAAAAACCCGTTTTATCGCGATTACCAGCGGTAAAGGCGGTGTCGGTAAAAGTACCATCAGCTCTAATATGGCGTATATCATGGCAAAGTACGGGCTGAAAGTGGGAATTTTCGATGCGGATATCGGATTAGCGAATCTCGATGTTATGTTCAACGTAAAAATTCAAAAAAATATTCTCCATGTCCTCAAAGGGGAAGCAACCGTTGAAGACATCTTGGTTCCGATTGAGAAAAATCTTGTTCTTATCCCGGGAGAGAGCGGTCAGGAGATTTTTAAATACGCCTCCGGGGGATTATTCGAGCGGTTTATGGATCAGGCCAATGTTTTGGATGATTTGGATGTGATGATTATCGATACGGGTGCCGGAATCGGAGAACATATTCAGCTCTTTTTACGAGCCTGCGATGATGTTATCGTTGTGACGGTGCCTGATCCGGCGGCGATTACCGATGCGTATGCAACAATTAAGGTGACTTCACGCCTCAGAGATGAGATCAATGTTATTATGAATCAGGTGCGCTCGCCCAAAGAAGCGGAATCTTTGTTTGAGAAAATCCATAAAGTAGCACAGGCAAATATCGGAGGTTCATTACAGCTTAATTATTTAGGGCAGGTTTCGAGTGATCCTAAAATTTCGAACAGTGTCAAAAAAAGGGCTCTGTTTAGCCGTGATTTTCCGACGGCCACACCGACAACAGAATTAGAGCAGATCGTTAAGCGTATCGCAAAAAAACTGGAACGAAATGTGCTGGTAGATCCCAAAGAGAGCGGGTTAGGCGGACTGTTTAAGCGTTTAATGGAGCACTTTTAA
- a CDS encoding type I restriction endonuclease, producing MELDIRLKQLAERIKNLKDKILTEEATKHSFIMPFLSALGYDVFDPTVIVPEFTADIGTKKGEKVDYAILRDGKPIIVIEAKNHTEKLDNHNNQLIRYFNVTDSKFAILTNGIEYRFFSDMEETNRMDKMPFLVINLDNLRDRDIKELEKFARDNLDVDLILSMASAKKYHREIQAVFKIETESPSDEFVKFFARKLTDKMMTAAIIDEFRGYIKKSFAEVLHDMASDKINALQTNLQIDLPLDDLTVQEDKNQIVTTDEELEGYYIVKALLGDSTDMVNITFKDTVNYFTIMYQGKVTKWLCRLYFNGKQKAIAFPGDEKGSENKINIDKVEDIYGLKIQLKEALEKRLVGKE from the coding sequence ATGGAACTTGACATTAGATTAAAACAATTAGCAGAACGTATCAAAAACTTGAAAGACAAGATTTTAACGGAAGAAGCGACAAAACATTCATTTATCATGCCTTTTTTGAGTGCATTAGGCTACGATGTATTTGATCCAACCGTTATAGTTCCTGAATTTACAGCAGATATTGGAACTAAAAAAGGGGAGAAAGTTGATTATGCGATTCTTCGTGATGGAAAGCCAATTATTGTCATTGAAGCTAAAAATCATACGGAAAAGTTAGATAATCATAATAATCAGCTAATTCGATATTTCAACGTTACAGATTCAAAATTTGCGATATTGACTAATGGGATAGAGTATCGATTCTTTTCAGATATGGAAGAGACAAATCGTATGGATAAGATGCCATTTCTTGTAATTAATCTTGATAATTTACGAGATCGTGACATTAAAGAACTTGAAAAATTTGCACGTGACAACTTAGATGTTGATTTGATATTGAGCATGGCAAGTGCAAAAAAATATCATCGAGAAATTCAAGCAGTGTTTAAGATAGAAACAGAATCGCCATCAGATGAATTTGTTAAATTTTTTGCACGGAAACTGACAGATAAGATGATGACTGCCGCGATTATAGATGAGTTTAGAGGATATATAAAAAAATCATTTGCAGAAGTTTTACATGATATGGCAAGCGATAAAATTAATGCACTGCAAACAAACCTACAAATTGATTTACCTTTAGATGATCTAACAGTTCAAGAGGATAAAAATCAAATTGTCACTACAGATGAAGAGTTAGAAGGCTACTACATTGTGAAAGCTCTACTTGGAGATTCGACAGATATGGTAAATATTACATTTAAAGATACTGTTAACTATTTCACCATCATGTATCAAGGCAAAGTGACAAAATGGCTTTGTCGTTTATACTTTAATGGAAAACAAAAAGCAATAGCATTTCCAGGGGATGAAAAAGGATCGGAAAATAAAATTAATATTGATAAAGTTGAAGATATTTATGGGCTGAAAATTCAGCTTAAAGAAGCACTTGAAAAACGGTTGGTAGGAAAAGAATAA
- a CDS encoding TIGR00730 family Rossman fold protein: MAHRNGKKKEYPSSRYVKDIKSADVWSVFKIIADFVQGFDELGDLGPSVTIFGSARVDENHPYYQQAMSLSGMLAERGYNIITGGGPGIMEAANRGAYDFEDVESIGLNIELPAEQQPNPYITKGRSFDYFFSRKVMLVKYSMAYVIFPGGFGTLDEMFEALTLIQTRKVWGVRLFVIGTEFYAPLMQFIQDKMLAEGMIDSKDLRLMTLTDDLDLVVKEIEKSLVAQMATLEKEGLDDTKYYKVLSSYFENRPICEGSTL, from the coding sequence ATGGCGCACAGAAATGGCAAAAAAAAAGAGTACCCGAGTAGTCGTTACGTCAAAGATATTAAATCCGCCGATGTCTGGAGTGTGTTTAAAATTATTGCCGACTTTGTTCAGGGATTTGATGAACTCGGGGATTTAGGCCCTTCTGTAACAATTTTCGGCAGTGCGCGCGTGGATGAAAATCACCCCTATTACCAACAGGCGATGAGCTTATCGGGGATGCTCGCAGAACGGGGTTATAACATCATCACGGGTGGCGGTCCGGGTATCATGGAAGCGGCCAATCGTGGTGCGTATGATTTTGAAGACGTTGAATCGATCGGCTTAAATATCGAACTTCCGGCAGAACAGCAGCCTAACCCCTATATTACAAAGGGACGCAGTTTTGACTATTTCTTTTCCCGTAAAGTCATGCTGGTTAAATATTCGATGGCGTACGTCATTTTTCCGGGAGGTTTTGGCACTCTCGATGAGATGTTTGAAGCTTTGACTCTGATTCAGACTCGAAAAGTTTGGGGAGTCCGGTTATTTGTTATCGGAACGGAATTTTATGCTCCGCTTATGCAGTTTATTCAGGATAAAATGCTTGCGGAAGGGATGATTGATTCCAAAGATTTGCGTTTAATGACTCTGACGGATGATTTGGATTTGGTTGTTAAAGAGATTGAAAAATCATTGGTTGCACAAATGGCAACATTGGAGAAAGAAGGTTTGGACGATACGAAGTATTACAAGGTTCTTTCTTCGTATTTTGAAAACAGACCGATATGTGAGGGGAGTACTCTTTAA
- the folK gene encoding 2-amino-4-hydroxy-6-hydroxymethyldihydropteridine diphosphokinase, which translates to MPLCRILDESHRIYVDHNFPKSLQKAPGYRYRVVLGVGGNIGDTRRRMNHLWHYLGKLPQICRIRSGVILRNPPFGYYDQGDFDNTVIEIGTSLEPKALLRLVWRIEKRFGRRRSFANAPRTLDLDILFFENRVMNTKELSIPHPHWSERSSVTIPLGSLA; encoded by the coding sequence ATGCCGCTCTGCCGTATTCTGGATGAGAGCCATCGCATTTATGTGGATCACAATTTTCCTAAATCGCTTCAAAAGGCTCCGGGATATCGCTATCGCGTCGTTTTAGGCGTTGGGGGAAACATCGGAGATACGCGGCGCCGGATGAATCATCTTTGGCACTATTTGGGGAAATTACCGCAGATTTGTAGAATCCGAAGCGGGGTGATATTGCGAAATCCCCCTTTCGGATATTACGATCAGGGTGATTTTGACAATACGGTTATCGAAATCGGAACGTCATTAGAACCAAAAGCATTGTTGCGTTTGGTATGGCGGATAGAGAAACGTTTTGGGCGTCGTCGCAGTTTTGCGAATGCGCCGAGGACGTTGGACTTGGATATACTATTCTTTGAAAATCGTGTGATGAATACGAAAGAGTTATCTATCCCCCATCCTCATTGGAGTGAACGCTCCAGTGTGACGATTCCTCTTGGAAGTTTGGCTTGA
- the flhF gene encoding flagellar biosynthesis protein FlhF — protein sequence MKILTFSGATPAEALKKAQLEVGEEAMLIETREVQKKSLGKSALYEIVVGIEEDSLPKPRAKIEEPLMKQRPLAQKSSDVLYNISEAAKQISKIAEVTEEEQRPARQAPAAESEDLKRIKEEIEKLGDKVKLIQNMFWDEKSPKTSAPIPPEFAEIYRLAQQSGMDQNHLDEIMQLTLEHMPSKMRESSSTVKRYFQVLMRKMIPVRLETSPKNGGKKVIMLVGPTGVGKTTSIAKLAARFSYLLEKKYKVGLVVLDTYRIGAVEQLMQYARMMKLGIETVVDPPEFSSALNALRYSDYILIDTMGSSPYDKGKIEKIYECLRGNETDYSVDVVLVMPSSIKYEDLKATYDNFAPLGIDTMMFTKLDETRGFGNIFSLVYETKVPISYFSVGQEVPEDLVVATSDFLVECLMNGFGKGENL from the coding sequence ATGAAAATCTTGACATTTAGCGGTGCCACCCCTGCTGAAGCGCTTAAAAAAGCGCAATTGGAGGTTGGCGAAGAAGCGATGCTGATCGAGACACGTGAAGTACAGAAAAAATCACTGGGCAAAAGTGCTTTGTATGAGATTGTCGTAGGGATTGAAGAGGACTCTCTTCCCAAACCGCGAGCTAAAATCGAAGAACCGTTGATGAAACAGCGTCCATTGGCACAAAAAAGCAGTGATGTTCTTTACAATATCTCCGAAGCCGCCAAACAAATCTCCAAAATAGCCGAAGTGACCGAAGAAGAGCAGCGACCTGCCCGCCAAGCTCCTGCTGCTGAGAGTGAAGATCTGAAGCGGATCAAAGAGGAGATCGAAAAACTCGGCGACAAAGTTAAACTGATCCAAAACATGTTTTGGGATGAAAAATCTCCGAAAACATCGGCTCCTATCCCTCCAGAATTTGCCGAGATTTACCGTCTTGCCCAACAAAGCGGGATGGATCAAAATCATCTTGATGAGATTATGCAGCTGACGTTGGAGCATATGCCTTCGAAAATGCGGGAAAGTTCTTCAACTGTTAAGCGCTATTTTCAAGTATTGATGCGCAAAATGATCCCTGTTCGACTTGAGACTTCACCGAAAAATGGCGGGAAAAAAGTGATTATGCTCGTAGGTCCTACGGGGGTAGGAAAAACGACTTCGATCGCGAAACTTGCGGCACGTTTTTCGTATCTCTTAGAGAAAAAATACAAAGTGGGTCTTGTAGTCCTCGATACGTATCGTATCGGTGCGGTTGAGCAGCTGATGCAGTATGCTCGAATGATGAAACTGGGGATTGAGACGGTGGTCGATCCGCCGGAATTCTCCAGTGCTCTTAATGCGTTGCGCTACAGTGACTATATATTGATTGATACGATGGGGTCATCCCCCTATGACAAAGGGAAAATCGAAAAGATATATGAGTGTCTGCGGGGTAACGAGACGGATTACAGCGTAGATGTCGTTTTGGTTATGCCAAGCTCGATCAAATACGAAGATCTCAAAGCAACCTATGACAATTTCGCTCCGCTTGGGATCGATACGATGATGTTTACCAAACTCGATGAGACGAGAGGATTTGGAAATATTTTCTCTCTCGTTTATGAGACCAAAGTGCCGATCAGCTATTTCTCAGTTGGGCAGGAAGTTCCTGAAGATTTAGTGGTAGCTACGAGCGATTTTTTAGTCGAATGTTTGATGAACGGATTCGGTAAAGGTGAAAATTTATGA
- the mnmA gene encoding tRNA 2-thiouridine(34) synthase MnmA, protein MAKKVLIGMSGGVDSTVSTLLLKEQGYEVEGVYMKLHSKPGYHEIHQVRAQKAADFAGVKLHILDLQEQFNAKVFTPFIETYKEGKTPNPCALCNRNIKFGAMVAFADSIGADYVATGHYIRHDGQYLLQAQDDTKDQSYFLFYIDPALVPRLIFPLGERHKSDIKAYAASVEGLESFASQGESSEICFVETTYMDVLKPYVPVDQEGDVLDMEGKVVGKHKGYMHYTIGKRKGFTVNGAHDPHFVVEIKPQTNQIVVGTREDLECRSVELERVNMFDSRTEFECDVKLRYRTTAVRCSVKIDGDHAVVELHEPVLGVASGQAGVFYDGEKLLGGGWII, encoded by the coding sequence ATGGCTAAGAAAGTCTTAATTGGGATGAGCGGCGGCGTTGATTCGACCGTTTCGACATTGTTGCTAAAAGAGCAGGGATATGAAGTGGAAGGAGTTTACATGAAACTCCACTCCAAGCCCGGTTATCATGAAATTCATCAGGTACGTGCACAGAAAGCGGCCGATTTTGCCGGGGTTAAACTCCATATTCTTGATCTTCAAGAGCAGTTCAATGCAAAAGTTTTTACTCCGTTTATCGAAACCTATAAAGAGGGAAAAACGCCAAACCCGTGTGCTCTGTGTAACCGTAATATCAAATTCGGTGCGATGGTGGCATTTGCTGATAGTATCGGTGCTGATTATGTTGCAACGGGACACTATATCCGACATGACGGGCAATATTTGCTTCAGGCTCAGGATGATACAAAAGATCAAAGCTATTTTCTCTTTTACATCGATCCTGCGTTAGTGCCGCGATTGATTTTTCCACTGGGCGAGCGTCACAAAAGTGATATCAAAGCTTACGCCGCGAGTGTCGAAGGATTGGAATCATTTGCCTCTCAGGGTGAATCGAGCGAAATCTGTTTTGTCGAAACGACCTATATGGATGTTTTAAAACCTTATGTTCCTGTCGATCAGGAAGGGGATGTCCTCGATATGGAAGGCAAAGTGGTCGGTAAGCATAAAGGGTATATGCATTACACGATCGGTAAACGCAAAGGGTTTACTGTAAACGGAGCGCATGATCCCCATTTCGTGGTAGAGATCAAACCGCAAACCAATCAGATTGTTGTAGGGACACGTGAAGATTTAGAGTGCCGCAGTGTCGAATTGGAACGGGTCAATATGTTTGATTCCCGCACGGAATTTGAATGTGATGTGAAACTCCGCTACCGTACTACGGCAGTACGCTGTTCGGTTAAAATTGACGGCGATCATGCAGTTGTTGAACTGCACGAACCGGTTTTGGGCGTTGCCTCAGGACAAGCGGGTGTTTTTTACGACGGAGAAAAATTGCTTGGCGGCGGGTGGATAATTTAG
- a CDS encoding MFS transporter, which translates to MKSKKKIIAAGIIGNVIEYYDFALIGFLAVMMGNLFFPSDDPFLSLLGSFGAFAAGMIMRPVGALVFGHIGDRIGRRFALMSSLVLMALPTFLIGFLPTYAQIGMMAPILLVALRMIQGLSVGGEYASSIVYLVEQSSPNRQNLYGSFVSVGAKIGMALGSGLCGALLWYLGEDAMGDWGWRIPFWASIVIAAAGLYLRRNLTDEYQPSEDKTVPIVAILRHHRSEFWRFLTVASSIWIFYYTVFVYLPIWLQGSAGLSKAEAGQINTFSILVGVVFIPLMAMVADRIGSLRVMRIAALGLAIGIYPLMVGMSIGGYWASLAGTIVMVILLCAFQAPIFATTVTALKYHGYRASFTAVILGSAAGIVGGITPALMTSLEKLSGDPYAPAYLIAVTSLVGWIVLRRIKG; encoded by the coding sequence ATGAAATCTAAAAAGAAAATCATCGCCGCTGGGATTATCGGCAATGTCATCGAGTATTATGATTTTGCCCTTATCGGTTTTTTAGCGGTTATGATGGGGAACCTCTTTTTCCCCTCTGATGATCCTTTTCTCTCCCTTTTAGGCTCTTTTGGCGCATTTGCCGCAGGGATGATTATGCGTCCCGTCGGAGCATTGGTCTTCGGTCACATCGGAGATCGTATCGGTCGCCGCTTTGCTCTGATGAGTTCACTTGTTCTCATGGCCCTTCCGACCTTTTTGATCGGTTTTTTGCCGACCTATGCGCAAATCGGGATGATGGCTCCGATTCTTCTTGTTGCACTGCGGATGATCCAGGGGCTATCGGTCGGCGGTGAATACGCCAGCTCTATTGTCTACCTCGTTGAACAATCTTCCCCAAACCGTCAAAATCTCTACGGCTCTTTTGTCTCTGTTGGTGCAAAGATCGGTATGGCATTGGGCTCAGGATTATGCGGAGCATTGCTGTGGTATCTAGGTGAAGATGCAATGGGGGATTGGGGATGGAGAATCCCCTTTTGGGCAAGTATCGTTATAGCGGCAGCAGGATTGTATCTGCGCCGTAATTTAACCGATGAGTATCAGCCGAGCGAAGATAAAACCGTTCCGATTGTCGCGATTTTACGACATCATCGTTCTGAATTTTGGCGATTTCTCACCGTCGCGTCATCGATATGGATTTTTTATTACACGGTGTTTGTCTATCTCCCTATATGGCTTCAGGGAAGTGCGGGACTCAGTAAGGCGGAAGCAGGGCAAATCAATACTTTCTCAATTCTCGTAGGGGTTGTTTTTATTCCGTTGATGGCGATGGTTGCTGATCGGATCGGTTCGCTACGTGTGATGCGGATCGCGGCATTAGGGCTTGCGATAGGGATTTATCCGCTGATGGTAGGGATGAGTATCGGCGGGTATTGGGCATCGTTAGCGGGAACGATCGTTATGGTTATCTTGTTATGCGCTTTTCAGGCACCAATTTTTGCAACGACCGTTACAGCGCTCAAATATCATGGATACCGGGCATCCTTCACGGCAGTAATTTTGGGAAGTGCCGCAGGGATAGTGGGGGGAATTACCCCTGCTTTGATGACATCGCTGGAGAAACTAAGCGGTGACCCGTATGCTCCGGCGTATTTGATCGCCGTAACATCGTTGGTCGGATGGATTGTTCTTAGACGGATAAAGGGTTAA
- the fliM gene encoding flagellar motor switch protein FliM has translation MADILSQEEIDALLDVVDDEGDGVLESGDEGLFSQRQITLYDFKRPNRVSKEQLRAFRGIHDKMARSIASQISAIMRSIVEIQLHSVDQMTYGEFLMSLPNPTSFNVFSMKPLEGNGVLEINPSIAFPMLDRILGGKGEPFEANREFSDIELSLFETILRVMMGTLREAWAPVTDLYPQVESKESSPNVVQIVAQNEIVVMVVMEIIIGHSSGMMNICYPVIALEPVLPKLASRDLMLNETSSKKSRNQELQVLLGGAHVNVEVNLGEAELTLHELLELGEGDIIRLNIPADDVVNVSVDGKERFVGQMGLRRFRKSIQITSLIDTEKDAVKRALKEFEVRRKARISGVKEMIRGPLADEEDEDE, from the coding sequence ATGGCTGATATTCTATCACAAGAAGAGATTGATGCCCTCTTGGACGTTGTCGATGATGAGGGAGATGGTGTATTAGAATCGGGTGATGAGGGGCTGTTCTCTCAGCGTCAAATTACCCTTTATGATTTTAAACGTCCTAACCGCGTCTCTAAAGAACAGCTTCGTGCCTTCAGAGGGATTCATGACAAGATGGCCCGCTCCATCGCATCACAGATTTCAGCGATTATGCGCTCCATTGTCGAGATTCAGCTCCACTCCGTCGATCAGATGACCTATGGGGAGTTTTTAATGTCGCTCCCAAACCCGACCAGCTTCAACGTTTTTTCGATGAAACCGCTGGAGGGGAACGGTGTTTTAGAGATCAACCCCTCTATCGCATTTCCGATGTTGGACCGTATTCTCGGCGGAAAGGGTGAGCCTTTCGAAGCTAACCGTGAATTTTCCGATATCGAACTCTCCCTTTTTGAAACAATCTTGCGGGTAATGATGGGGACATTGCGTGAAGCATGGGCACCCGTAACCGATTTGTATCCTCAGGTCGAATCAAAAGAATCAAGCCCCAATGTTGTTCAAATCGTTGCTCAAAATGAGATTGTTGTAATGGTCGTAATGGAGATCATCATCGGACACAGTTCGGGAATGATGAACATCTGTTATCCCGTTATCGCGTTGGAACCGGTATTGCCGAAACTTGCCAGCCGTGATTTGATGCTGAATGAAACCAGTTCGAAAAAAAGCCGTAATCAAGAACTCCAAGTCCTTTTGGGCGGTGCTCACGTGAATGTTGAAGTGAACCTTGGGGAAGCAGAGTTAACGCTGCATGAGTTGCTTGAATTAGGTGAGGGAGATATAATACGGCTCAATATTCCGGCGGATGATGTTGTAAACGTCAGTGTCGATGGAAAAGAGCGTTTTGTAGGCCAAATGGGGCTGCGACGATTTCGAAAATCGATCCAAATCACATCTCTCATCGATACCGAAAAAGATGCCGTAAAACGGGCGCTTAAAGAGTTTGAAGTGAGACGAAAAGCACGGATTAGCGGGGTCAAAGAGATGATTCGAGGGCCATTAGCAGATGAGGAGGATGAAGATGAGTGA